From a single Papaver somniferum cultivar HN1 unplaced genomic scaffold, ASM357369v1 unplaced-scaffold_19, whole genome shotgun sequence genomic region:
- the LOC113338776 gene encoding probable C-terminal domain small phosphatase isoform X2 — MRMRMRMMIVIITLRSSRLPAALRNQAIEAGLSWFEFECVSSDKETNGKPKVNQVTVFERPGLNEFLKQASEFADLVLFTAGLEGYARPLVDRIDSEKLFCHRLYRPSTTNTQYREHVKDLSSLSKDLRRIVIVDNNPFSFLLQPLNGIPCVPFSAGQPPDQQLLDVLLPLLKLLSIQKDVRPVLHERFHMPEWFQKHGIPASFWTQY, encoded by the exons ATGCGGATGCGGATGAGGATGATGATCGTCATCATCACATTGAGAAGCTCACG CCTGCCTGCAGCTCTTCGTAATCAAGCTATAGAAGCTGGCTTGAGTTGGTTTGAATTCGAATGCGTGTCTTCGGACAAG GAAACTAATGGAAAACCTAAGGTGAATCAAGTTACGGTATTTGAGCGGCCGGGTTTAAACGAGTTCTTAAAACAAGCTAGTGAATTTGCTGACCTTGTGCTTTTTACTGCTGGTCTCGAAG GTTATGCTAGACCTCTTGTTGATAGAATAGATAGTGAAAAGCTGTTCTGCCATCGTCTTTATAGGCCTTCCACAACTAACAC CCAGTACAGAGAACATGTGAAAGATCTTTCTAGCCTATCAAAGGACCTCCGTCGAATTGTTATAGTTGATAACAACCCATTCAGTTTCCTGTTGCAACCGCTAAATGGAATACCTTGCGTTCCATTTTCTGCAGGGCAACCTCCAGATCAACAG CTGTTGGACGTCCTTCTTCCTCTTCTTAAGCTGTTATCCATTCAAAAAGACGTAAGACCTGTCCTCCATGAAAGGTTCCACATGCCTGAATGGTTTCAGAAGCACGGGATTCCGGCTTCTTTTTGGACACAGTACTAA
- the LOC113338776 gene encoding CTD nuclear envelope phosphatase 1 homolog isoform X1, with amino-acid sequence MADVGQGEVVYTTKTLIWNSVLNWFGFLLEIFIQIPLVTTQLLSFIGIHYPIPALSTSFKPLPVVELPILHSSAPAAGDADADEDDDRHHHIEKLTLVLDLDETLICAYETSSLPAALRNQAIEAGLSWFEFECVSSDKETNGKPKVNQVTVFERPGLNEFLKQASEFADLVLFTAGLEGYARPLVDRIDSEKLFCHRLYRPSTTNTQYREHVKDLSSLSKDLRRIVIVDNNPFSFLLQPLNGIPCVPFSAGQPPDQQLLDVLLPLLKLLSIQKDVRPVLHERFHMPEWFQKHGIPASFWTQY; translated from the exons atGGCCGATGTAGGTCAAGGCGAAGTAGTATACACAACTAAAACCCTAATATGGAATTCAGTATTAAACTGGTTTGGGTTTTTATTAGAGATCTTTATTCAGATCCCTTTAGTTACTACTCAACTTCTTTCATTTATTGGTATCCATTATCCAATTCCTGCACTTTCTACTTCTTTTAAACCCCTGCCTGTTGTTGAACTCCCGATTCTTCATTCTTCTGCTCCTGCTGCGGGTGATGCGGATGCGGATGAGGATGATGATCGTCATCATCACATTGAGAAGCTCACG TTAGTTCTTGATTTGGATGAGACATTAATATGTGCATACGAAACGTCTAGCCTGCCTGCAGCTCTTCGTAATCAAGCTATAGAAGCTGGCTTGAGTTGGTTTGAATTCGAATGCGTGTCTTCGGACAAG GAAACTAATGGAAAACCTAAGGTGAATCAAGTTACGGTATTTGAGCGGCCGGGTTTAAACGAGTTCTTAAAACAAGCTAGTGAATTTGCTGACCTTGTGCTTTTTACTGCTGGTCTCGAAG GTTATGCTAGACCTCTTGTTGATAGAATAGATAGTGAAAAGCTGTTCTGCCATCGTCTTTATAGGCCTTCCACAACTAACAC CCAGTACAGAGAACATGTGAAAGATCTTTCTAGCCTATCAAAGGACCTCCGTCGAATTGTTATAGTTGATAACAACCCATTCAGTTTCCTGTTGCAACCGCTAAATGGAATACCTTGCGTTCCATTTTCTGCAGGGCAACCTCCAGATCAACAG CTGTTGGACGTCCTTCTTCCTCTTCTTAAGCTGTTATCCATTCAAAAAGACGTAAGACCTGTCCTCCATGAAAGGTTCCACATGCCTGAATGGTTTCAGAAGCACGGGATTCCGGCTTCTTTTTGGACACAGTACTAA
- the LOC113338778 gene encoding 17.1 kDa class II heat shock protein-like, whose translation MAFRIIGLNDPIFSGFEDIFDVPDHEVEKSATPSKKYVRDAKAMAATPADIKEYPDSYVFVVDMPGLKSEEIKVQVEDDNVLVVTGVRQRESEKEKEVKYVRMERRIGKFMRKFVLPENANIDAISAVCVDGVLTITVQKLPPPEPKKPKTIQVTVG comes from the coding sequence ATGGCTTTCAGAATAATTGGTTTGAATGATCCAATTTTCTCAGGTTTTGAAGACATATTTGATGTACCAGACCATGAAGTTGAAAAATCAGCCACACCATCAAAGAAGTATGTAAGAGATGCAAAAGCGATGGCAGCGACACCAGCAGATATCAAAGAGTACCCAGATTCGTATGTGTTTGTAGTTGACATGCCAGGGTTGAAATCAGAGGAAATCAAAGTTCAAGTGGAAGATGATAACGTGCTTGTCGTCACAGGGGTGCGTCAAAGAGAAAGCGAGAaggagaaagaagtgaaatatgTGAGGATGGAAAGAAGGATTGGGAAGTTTATGAGGAAATTTGTGCTTCCAGAGAACGCAAATATTGATGCAATTTCAGCTGTTTGCGTTGATGGTGTGCTTACTATTACTGTTCAGAAGTTGCCTCCACCTGAACCTAAGAAGCCTAAGACTATTCAGGTCACAGTTGGGTaa